The following are encoded in a window of Acipenser ruthenus chromosome 26, fAciRut3.2 maternal haplotype, whole genome shotgun sequence genomic DNA:
- the LOC117429580 gene encoding protein ABHD15-like, whose product MWGSVIFLLLCLLLFIAILLLSCFRDRTTAALGHLAWRIRRRLRFWLYLPQGGSERPQLICKPSTLAHYLLQHCGSLGRPCTPDWPWLDPHLQTLCSLVWPLADNEIDFARDHLQLRDGGIVALDWAVGVTIRNWKATGPSSSSSPPVLIIIPNSWGRLTPHVLGLCRLALEQGFYPVVFHRRGQGGCPLVTQSVQQFGDPSDLMEAVSYIRFRHPSAALLAVSEGSGSGLLLSYLGECGSSSYLTCAACISPVFRGQQWFESPLPWLYRWALLLYQKLNLCRYSTALSEVMDTHRLFSCTSLQQFEELQFCTGGTGKQSSLNWESYWERNEPLRDADEVAVPVLCLCSWDDPIRGDPRTTLPLELFETSPFFLLALTHWGGHCGFQKESGHGDSGTHFWSQAVLMEYFRVVAEFFRAEERRSQGRGPPPRRRTSTLLPRRRRGTLQRDPPATDDIFNWHRSYTR is encoded by the exons ATGTGGGGGTCGGTGATATTCCTACTGCTGTGTCTGCTTCTGTTCATTGCAATTCTCCTACTGAGCTGTTTCCGGGACAGGACCACAGCAGCTCTGGGACACCTGGCCTGGAGGATCCGGCGTCGATTGCGCTTCTGGTTGTATCTGCCCCAGGGTGGGTCCGAGAGACCACAGCTGATCTGCAAGCCCTCCACCCTGGCTCACTACCTACTACAACACTGCGGCTCTTTGGGCAGGCCCTGTACCCCAGATTGGCCCTGGCTGGACCCCCATTTACAGACCCTGTGCAGCCTAGTTTGGCCTTTAGCAGACAATGAAATAGATTTCGCCCGGGATCACCTGCAGCTGCGGGACGGGGGGATAGTGGCCCTGGACTGGGCCGTGGGGGTCACGATACGGAACTGGAAAGCCACAGGaccttcctcatcctcctctccACCTGTGCTGATCATAATCCCCAACTCGTGGGGCAGGCTGACCCCGCATGTGCTCGGGCTGTGCAGGCTGGCTCTGGAGCAGGGGTTCTACCCAGTGGTCTTCCACAGACGAGGGCAGGGGGGCTGCCCCCTGGTCACCCAGAGTGTGCAGCAGTTTGGGGACCCCTCTGACCTGATGGAAGCTGTCTCCTACATCCGGTTCCGTCACCCCTCCGCGGCGCTGCTGGCTGTGAGTGAGGGCTCGGGCTCAGGGCTGCTCCTGTCCTACCTGGGCGAGTGCGGTTCCTCCTCCTACCTCACCTGTGCCGCCTGCATCTCACCTGTGTTCAGAGGGCAGCAGTGGTTTGAGTCTCCCCTGCCCTGGCTGTACAGGTGGGCTCTGCTGCTCTACCAGAAACTCAACCTGTGCAG ATACTCCACGGCTCTCAGTGAGGTGATGGACACACACCGGCTGTTCAGCTGCACCTCCCTGCAGCAGTTCGAGGAGCTCCAGTTCTGTACTGGCGGCACTGGAAAGCAGTCCTCGCTGAACTGGGAGTCTTACTGGGAGCGGAACGAGCCCCTTCGGGACGCAGATGAGGTGGCGGTGCCGGTTCTGTGCCTGTGCAGCTGGGATGACCCAATCCGAGGAGACCCCAGAACCACGCTGCCTCTGGAGCTGTTCGAGACCAGCCCCTTCTTCCTGCTGGCACTGACACACTGGGGAGGGCACTGCGGGTTTCAGAAAGAGTCCGGCCACGGGGACAGCGGTACCCACTTCTGGAGCCAAGCGGTACTGATGGAGTACTTCCGGGTGGTAGCGGAATTCTTCCGGGCTGAGGAGAGGCGGAGCCAGGGTAGAGGCCCACCTCCTCGCAGGAGAACAAGCACGCTGTTGCCACGAAGGCGAAGAGGCACCCTGCAGAGAGATCCACCAGCCACAGATGACATCTTCAACTGGCACAGATCTTACACACGCTGA
- the LOC117429575 gene encoding tumor protein p53-inducible protein 13-like yields MSPVPGPAVQRVGSGMRHPWVLVLLLSAANSRPLDICDDGKSFLDVDLPPPEAYQCPGPHWPLPDKELSSVDKKYPIQPASHICMGKPIKYNETIPNSGRNRPHWAHYGEYLYCPPQRWVHNLEHGGVAFLYHPCAPPTLRASLSALARSCLFKHVVTPFSGLTRARPLALAAWGRTLEMSHVTLMEAADWLRSSVNRAHESEMREDGLYNFLLIRGSKVVSDENDKDVCPRGEVQAQRQQLFTERLPPWRDGRERGEKEWTEERGGWVRKRRGRRSVIRRRSARMNETKKDEKTQNPLAPSPAPPGAGVKRIETNGTVGGTEGVRQPSKGGEQIQTQNHPGDERGREEGNETDSQGGENAAGGGKEASMQGGEKKRIDAGRMIVKGGDVKNEGGKATGSKGGETGERGEASERTPVCPHSAAPHRHCDCSGGDQSQGGAAVAGSRSRGMQDPTLRTEEAAWAAAALGFLLVVLTLSILHTRLYRRCQRGPSLYWASPSFQGYDTVAEVIKKRLKRGGKRKRRVYKSRKREEEEEKRALLRAFSSEESD; encoded by the exons ATGTCGCCGGTACCGGGCCCTGCAGTTCAGAGGGTCGGGTCCGGGATGCGCCATCCCTGGGTTCTGGTGCTGTTGCTTTCGGCGGCGAATTCAAGACCGCTGGATATCTGTGATGACGGGAAG AGCTTTCTGGACGTGGATCTGCCCCCCCCAGAAGCCTACCAGTGCCCCGGGCCTCACTGGCCCCTCCCGGACAAG GAACTTTCCAGCGTGGACAAAAAATATCCCATACAG CCTGCCTCGCACATCTGCATGGGCAAGCCAATCAAGTACAACGAGACCATCCCCAACAG tgggAGGAACCGTCCCCATTGGGCTCATTATGGAGAGTACCTGTACTGCCCTCCCCAGCGCTGGGTGCACAATCTGGAG cACGGCGGGGTAGCGTTCCTGTACCACCCCTGTGCCCCTCCCACCCTGCGGGCGAGCCTGTCTGCCCTGGCACGCTCCTGCCTCTTCAAGCACGTCGTCACGCCGTTCTCCGGGCTGACACGCGCGCGG CCTCTTGCCCTGGCCGCCTGGGGCCGCACTCTGGAGATGTCCCATGTGACCCTGATGGAGGCTGCTGATTGGCTGCGGAGCAGTGTGAACCGGGCTCATGAGTCAGAGATGAGAGAGGACGGGCTGTACAATTTCCTGCTGATCCGGGGGTCGAAGGTCGTGTCTGACGAGAACGACAAAGACGTGTGTCCCAGAGGAGAGGTGCAG GCTCAGAGGCAGCAGCTGTTTACAGAGAGACTGCCACCATGGAGGGAtggaagagaaagaggagagaaagaatggacagaggagagagggggctggGTGAGGAAGAGAAGAGGGAGGAGAAGCGTGATAAGGAGGAGAAGCGCCAGGATGAACGAAACAAAAAAGGacgaaaaaacacaaaaccccctcgcCCCCTCTCCTGCTCCGCCCGGTGCGGGGGTGAAGAGAATAGAAACTAACGGGACCGTCGGGGGAACCGAGGGAGTGAGACAGCCCTCTAAAGGAGGAGAACAAATCCAAACCCAGAACCACCCAGGAGACGAGAGGGGAAGGGAAGAAGGGAACGAGACTGACTCGCAAGGAGGAGAGAATGCAGCAGGAGGAGGGAAGGAGGCAAGCATGCAAGGAGGGGAAAAGAAACGCATCGATGCCGGGAGGATGATAGTGAAAGGAGGAGATGTGAAAAATGAAGGAGGGAAGGCGACAGGCTCAAAAGGAGGTGAGACGGGAGAGCGTGGTGAAGCGTCGGAGAGGACTCCTGTGTGCCCTCACAGCGCGGCCCCCCATAGGCATTGTGACTGCAGTGGCGGGGATCAGTCTCAGGGTGGCGCTGCAGTGGCAGGGAGCAGGTCGAGGGGCATGCAAGACCCCACTCTCCGTACAGAGGAGGCTGCCTGGGCTGCAGCTGCCCTGGGCTTCCTGCTGGTGGTGCTCACGCTGTCCATCCTGCACACCCGGCTCTACAGGAGATGCCAGAGGGGACCCAGTCTGTACTGGGCATCGCCCAGCTTCCAGGGATACGACACTGTGGCAG AAGTGATCAAGAAAAGGCTAAAGAGGGGAGGAAAGAGGAAGAGACGGGTTTACAAGTCCagaaagagggaggaggaggaggagaagcgtGCGTTACTGAGAGCCTTCAGCAGTGAAGAGTCCGACTGA
- the LOC117430607 gene encoding ARF GTPase-activating protein GIT1-like isoform X1 has product MSRKLQRSEVCADCSAADPGWASINRGVLICDECCSVHRSLGRHISIVKHLRHSGWPASLLQMVQTLASNGANSIWEHSLLDPAQVQSGRRKPNPQDKVHPTKSEFIRAKYQMLAFVHKLPCRDDDGVTTKDLSKQLHSSVRTGNLETCLRLLSLGAQANFFHPEKGTTPLHVAAKAGQVLQAELLVVYGADPGAPDINGRTPMDYARQAGHVELVERLVECQYELTDRLAFYLCGRRPDHKNGHYIIPQMADRAQPKCSTQSLDLSELAKAAKKKLQALSNRLFEELAMDVYDEVDRRENDAVWLTTQNHSTLVTERSAVPFLPVNPEYSATRNQGRQKLARFNAREFATLIIDILSDAKRRQHGKGLTSPTDNLDYSLRNHGDADDQHDYDSVASDEDTDQELLRSSNSGRNNRAKSMDSSDLSDGPITLQEYLEVKKALVSSESKVQQLMKVNNNLSEELRRLQREIHKLQTENTTIRGQTGAGPSQGSGVAGERLDQGVALAPPRRDRQAFSMYEPGAPPKPFGHQGMDELVSRLQPLHSNIRKGVSSGPSPYSALHLSGTPEGGSRYMAPKGDKHGSGTDSDYDNTQTQEPSLSVSEGRVARGGTEDDPRSEVDEGDSDPDPTLPCTEDVILKTEQVTKNIQELLRAAQEFKHDSFVPCSEKIHTAVTEMASLFPKRPVLDAVRSSLRLLSASAFRLQSECRKTVPPEPGAPVDFQLLTQQVIQCAYDIAKAAKQLVTITTREKKQ; this is encoded by the exons ATGTCTCGGAAGTTGCAGAGGAGCGAGGTTTGCGCAGACTGTAGCGCTGCAG ACCCCGGCTGGGCCTCTATTAACCGAGGTGTGCTGATCTGTGATGAGTGCTGCTCCGTGCATCGCAGCCTGGGGAGGCACATCTCCATCGTCAAGCACCTCCGGCACAGCGGCTGGCCTGCGTCCCTGCTACAG ATGGTGCAGACCCTGGCCAGTAACGGAGCGAACTCAATCTGGGAGCACTCCCTCCTGGACCCCGCGCAGGTGCAGAGCGGCCGCAGGAAACCCAACCCCCAGGACAAGGTCCA CCCCACCAAGTCTGAGTTTATCCGTGCCAAGTACCAGATGTTGGCCTTCGTTCACAAGCTGCCCTGCCGAGACGATGACGGAGTCACAACCAAGGATCTGAGCAAG CAACTGCACTCCAGCGTCCGCACTGGAAACCTGGAGACCTGCCTGAGACTGCTGTCCCTCGGCGCCCAGGCGAACTTCTTCCACCCG gAGAAGGGCACCACTCCCCTGCATGTTGCTGCGAAGGCCGGTCAGGTGCTGCAGGCTGAGCTGCTGGTGGTGTACGGGGCGGACCCCGGGGCCCCTGACATCAATGGCCGGACCCCCATGGACTACGCCAG GCAAGCGGGCCACGTGGAGCTGGTGGAGCGGCTGGTGGAGTGTCAGTACGAGCTGACGGACAGGCTGGCTTTCTACCTGTGCGGGCGGAGGCCAG aTCATAAAAATGGGCATTACATTATCCCTCAGATGGCAGACAG AGCTCAGCCTAAGTGCTCGACACAGAG CCTAGATCTCTCAGAGCTGGCCAAGGCAGCTAAGAAGAAACTGCAAGCG CTCAGTAACCGTCTCTTCGAGGAGCTCGCCATGGACGTGTATGACGAGGTGGACCGACGGGAGAACGACGCCG TCTGGCTGACCACTCAGAACCACAGCACTCTGGTGACGGAGCGCAGTGCTGTCCCCTTCCTGCCTGTCAATCCAGAGTACTCTGCCACCAGGAACCAG GGGCGTCAGAAACTCGCCCGATTCAATGCCCGCGAGTTCGCCACGCTGATCATCGATATCCTGAGTGACGCCAAGCGGAGACAACATGGCAAGGGCCTGACCAGCCCCACAG ATAACCTTGACTACAGCCTGCGTAACCATGGCGATGCGGACGACCAGCACGATTACGACAGCGTAGCGTCGGACGAGGATACGGACCAGGAGCTGCTGAGGAGCAGCAACTCGGGGAGGAACAACCGGGCCAAG AGCATGGACTCCTCGGACCTGTCTGACGGGCCCATCACTCTGCAGGAGTACCTGGAGGTGAAGAAGGCCCTCGTTTCCTCCGAGAGCAAAGTGCAGCAGCTGATGAAGGTGAACAACAACCTGAGTGAGGAGCTGCGCCGGCTGCAGAGAGAG aTCCACAAGCTGCAGACAGAGAACACCACCATCAGAGGTCAGACAGGGGCCGGGCCGTCGCAGGGGTCCGGGGTCGCAGGCGAGCGTTTGGATCAGGGGGTGGCGCTGGCACCCCCCCGCAGGGACAGGCAGGCCTTCTCCATGTACGAGCCAGGCGCCCCCCCCAAACCCTTCGGCCACCAGGGCATGGACGAGCTGGTCAGCCGACTGCAGCCGCTACACTCCAAC aTCCGGAAGGGTGTCTCCAGTGGCCCCTCCCCCTACAGCGCCCTGCACCTCTCAGGGACACCAGAAGGTGGCAGCAGATACATG GCGCCCAAAGGGGACAAACATGGCAGCGGCACGGACAGCGATTACGACAACACTCAGACACAGGAGCCCTCGCTCAG tgtGTCTGAGGGCCGGGTTGCCCGCGGGGGGACGGAGGATGACCCCCGCTCGGAGGTGGACGAGGGGGACAGTGACCCCGACCCCACCCTGCCCTGCACCGAGGACGTCATCCTCAAGACAGAGCAGGTGACCAAGAACATCCAGGAGCTGCTGAGAGCCGCCCAGGAGTTCAAACACGACAG CTTCGTGCCCTGCtctgagaagatccacactgccGTCACTGAGATGGCATCACTCTTCCCCAAG AGGCCTGTGCTGGACGCGGTGCGGAGCTCCCTGCGGTTGCTGAGTGCCAGCGCGTTCCGCCTGCAGAGCGAGTGCAGGAAGACGGTCCCCCCCGAGCCGGGGGCCCCCGTGGACTTCCAGCTCCTCACCCAGCAGGTCATCCAGTGTGCCTACGACATCGCCAAGGCAGCCAAGCAGCTGGTGACCATCACCACCCGCGAGAAGAAGCAGTGA
- the LOC117430607 gene encoding ARF GTPase-activating protein GIT1-like isoform X2, translating to MSRKLQRSEVCADCSAADPGWASINRGVLICDECCSVHRSLGRHISIVKHLRHSGWPASLLQMVQTLASNGANSIWEHSLLDPAQVQSGRRKPNPQDKVHPTKSEFIRAKYQMLAFVHKLPCRDDDGVTTKDLSKQLHSSVRTGNLETCLRLLSLGAQANFFHPEKGTTPLHVAAKAGQVLQAELLVVYGADPGAPDINGRTPMDYARQAGHVELVERLVECQYELTDRLAFYLCGRRPDHKNGHYIIPQMADSLDLSELAKAAKKKLQALSNRLFEELAMDVYDEVDRRENDAVWLTTQNHSTLVTERSAVPFLPVNPEYSATRNQGRQKLARFNAREFATLIIDILSDAKRRQHGKGLTSPTDNLDYSLRNHGDADDQHDYDSVASDEDTDQELLRSSNSGRNNRAKSMDSSDLSDGPITLQEYLEVKKALVSSESKVQQLMKVNNNLSEELRRLQREIHKLQTENTTIRGQTGAGPSQGSGVAGERLDQGVALAPPRRDRQAFSMYEPGAPPKPFGHQGMDELVSRLQPLHSNIRKGVSSGPSPYSALHLSGTPEGGSRYMAPKGDKHGSGTDSDYDNTQTQEPSLSVSEGRVARGGTEDDPRSEVDEGDSDPDPTLPCTEDVILKTEQVTKNIQELLRAAQEFKHDSFVPCSEKIHTAVTEMASLFPKRPVLDAVRSSLRLLSASAFRLQSECRKTVPPEPGAPVDFQLLTQQVIQCAYDIAKAAKQLVTITTREKKQ from the exons ATGTCTCGGAAGTTGCAGAGGAGCGAGGTTTGCGCAGACTGTAGCGCTGCAG ACCCCGGCTGGGCCTCTATTAACCGAGGTGTGCTGATCTGTGATGAGTGCTGCTCCGTGCATCGCAGCCTGGGGAGGCACATCTCCATCGTCAAGCACCTCCGGCACAGCGGCTGGCCTGCGTCCCTGCTACAG ATGGTGCAGACCCTGGCCAGTAACGGAGCGAACTCAATCTGGGAGCACTCCCTCCTGGACCCCGCGCAGGTGCAGAGCGGCCGCAGGAAACCCAACCCCCAGGACAAGGTCCA CCCCACCAAGTCTGAGTTTATCCGTGCCAAGTACCAGATGTTGGCCTTCGTTCACAAGCTGCCCTGCCGAGACGATGACGGAGTCACAACCAAGGATCTGAGCAAG CAACTGCACTCCAGCGTCCGCACTGGAAACCTGGAGACCTGCCTGAGACTGCTGTCCCTCGGCGCCCAGGCGAACTTCTTCCACCCG gAGAAGGGCACCACTCCCCTGCATGTTGCTGCGAAGGCCGGTCAGGTGCTGCAGGCTGAGCTGCTGGTGGTGTACGGGGCGGACCCCGGGGCCCCTGACATCAATGGCCGGACCCCCATGGACTACGCCAG GCAAGCGGGCCACGTGGAGCTGGTGGAGCGGCTGGTGGAGTGTCAGTACGAGCTGACGGACAGGCTGGCTTTCTACCTGTGCGGGCGGAGGCCAG aTCATAAAAATGGGCATTACATTATCCCTCAGATGGCAGACAG CCTAGATCTCTCAGAGCTGGCCAAGGCAGCTAAGAAGAAACTGCAAGCG CTCAGTAACCGTCTCTTCGAGGAGCTCGCCATGGACGTGTATGACGAGGTGGACCGACGGGAGAACGACGCCG TCTGGCTGACCACTCAGAACCACAGCACTCTGGTGACGGAGCGCAGTGCTGTCCCCTTCCTGCCTGTCAATCCAGAGTACTCTGCCACCAGGAACCAG GGGCGTCAGAAACTCGCCCGATTCAATGCCCGCGAGTTCGCCACGCTGATCATCGATATCCTGAGTGACGCCAAGCGGAGACAACATGGCAAGGGCCTGACCAGCCCCACAG ATAACCTTGACTACAGCCTGCGTAACCATGGCGATGCGGACGACCAGCACGATTACGACAGCGTAGCGTCGGACGAGGATACGGACCAGGAGCTGCTGAGGAGCAGCAACTCGGGGAGGAACAACCGGGCCAAG AGCATGGACTCCTCGGACCTGTCTGACGGGCCCATCACTCTGCAGGAGTACCTGGAGGTGAAGAAGGCCCTCGTTTCCTCCGAGAGCAAAGTGCAGCAGCTGATGAAGGTGAACAACAACCTGAGTGAGGAGCTGCGCCGGCTGCAGAGAGAG aTCCACAAGCTGCAGACAGAGAACACCACCATCAGAGGTCAGACAGGGGCCGGGCCGTCGCAGGGGTCCGGGGTCGCAGGCGAGCGTTTGGATCAGGGGGTGGCGCTGGCACCCCCCCGCAGGGACAGGCAGGCCTTCTCCATGTACGAGCCAGGCGCCCCCCCCAAACCCTTCGGCCACCAGGGCATGGACGAGCTGGTCAGCCGACTGCAGCCGCTACACTCCAAC aTCCGGAAGGGTGTCTCCAGTGGCCCCTCCCCCTACAGCGCCCTGCACCTCTCAGGGACACCAGAAGGTGGCAGCAGATACATG GCGCCCAAAGGGGACAAACATGGCAGCGGCACGGACAGCGATTACGACAACACTCAGACACAGGAGCCCTCGCTCAG tgtGTCTGAGGGCCGGGTTGCCCGCGGGGGGACGGAGGATGACCCCCGCTCGGAGGTGGACGAGGGGGACAGTGACCCCGACCCCACCCTGCCCTGCACCGAGGACGTCATCCTCAAGACAGAGCAGGTGACCAAGAACATCCAGGAGCTGCTGAGAGCCGCCCAGGAGTTCAAACACGACAG CTTCGTGCCCTGCtctgagaagatccacactgccGTCACTGAGATGGCATCACTCTTCCCCAAG AGGCCTGTGCTGGACGCGGTGCGGAGCTCCCTGCGGTTGCTGAGTGCCAGCGCGTTCCGCCTGCAGAGCGAGTGCAGGAAGACGGTCCCCCCCGAGCCGGGGGCCCCCGTGGACTTCCAGCTCCTCACCCAGCAGGTCATCCAGTGTGCCTACGACATCGCCAAGGCAGCCAAGCAGCTGGTGACCATCACCACCCGCGAGAAGAAGCAGTGA